The following coding sequences lie in one Komagataeibacter sucrofermentans DSM 15973 genomic window:
- a CDS encoding 2-oxoglutarate and iron-dependent oxygenase domain-containing protein, which produces MSTVIDGGRRELHAGECGIFINTTGRRSTYAPGSQVQWCETPLLELPAPVEQDFLGDRIRASPRIRTLFREGIGCGPYVSPALDTLRNALGEALFAAWRIEAGEGMAGHMPAPLLAARSYIDLHYAEKPDLETLAAVAGITPPYLIDLFRRHQGTTPMRYLRAVRAQAALRLIRHTDMSLASIADSTGYGSAFHLSREIRQFHGLSPRQIRQQGTHSNPSTQTGDAERLFADNRFSPGPEVKRSRPMTHNIPVIDIAPLRQGNDAEREAVASAIGRACRETGFFYITGHGVSPDTIAKLFEASHTFFTQPAAAKEAVAMSRVGQNRGYVGLGVERLDTTSLPDRKEAFNISPNQPDGQDAWPALPGWQDLMMAYFATCLDLGAALHRGFARDLGVDEDFFADKFRHPMATLRLLRYPPASQASTAPGAGAHTDYGNVTILAVNGVSGLQVRPRGSDWTDAPLIPGTFICNIGDCLMRWSNDVYVSTPHRVLRPAGERYSIAFFLDPDADALVEPIVTRSGEQAHYPPVTGHDYLQERLQATYGHKN; this is translated from the coding sequence ATGAGCACCGTGATCGATGGCGGCAGGCGGGAACTTCATGCAGGTGAGTGTGGCATCTTCATCAACACCACTGGCCGGCGTTCCACCTATGCACCGGGCAGTCAGGTTCAGTGGTGTGAAACGCCGCTGCTGGAGTTACCTGCCCCTGTAGAGCAGGATTTCCTGGGTGACCGGATCCGAGCCTCTCCGCGCATCCGCACGCTTTTCCGGGAAGGGATCGGGTGTGGTCCGTACGTCTCGCCAGCTCTTGATACGTTGCGCAACGCCCTGGGTGAGGCCCTGTTCGCGGCATGGCGCATCGAGGCGGGAGAAGGCATGGCCGGACACATGCCCGCGCCGCTTCTCGCGGCCAGATCCTATATCGATCTGCATTATGCCGAAAAGCCGGACCTTGAAACACTGGCCGCTGTGGCCGGCATTACGCCACCCTACCTGATAGACCTGTTCCGTCGGCATCAGGGCACCACGCCCATGCGCTACCTGCGGGCCGTGCGTGCACAGGCTGCGCTGCGCCTGATCCGGCATACCGACATGTCACTGGCCAGCATTGCGGACAGTACGGGCTATGGCTCTGCCTTTCACCTGTCACGTGAGATCAGGCAGTTCCATGGCCTCAGCCCGCGCCAGATACGCCAGCAGGGCACTCATTCCAATCCGTCCACCCAGACAGGTGACGCCGAACGCCTGTTTGCAGATAACCGGTTTTCTCCCGGTCCTGAGGTAAAAAGGAGCCGTCCCATGACCCATAACATCCCTGTTATCGACATTGCCCCCCTGCGCCAGGGTAACGATGCAGAGCGGGAGGCCGTGGCCAGCGCCATCGGCAGGGCCTGCCGCGAGACTGGCTTTTTCTACATTACCGGCCACGGCGTGTCTCCCGATACGATAGCGAAGCTTTTCGAGGCCTCGCACACGTTCTTCACCCAGCCCGCCGCCGCCAAGGAAGCCGTGGCCATGAGCCGCGTGGGCCAGAACCGGGGCTATGTAGGGCTGGGGGTCGAACGGCTTGATACGACTTCCCTGCCTGATCGCAAGGAAGCCTTCAACATCAGCCCTAACCAGCCCGATGGCCAGGACGCATGGCCTGCTCTACCGGGATGGCAGGATCTGATGATGGCATATTTCGCCACCTGCCTTGATCTCGGCGCGGCACTGCATCGCGGTTTTGCCCGTGATCTGGGGGTAGATGAGGATTTCTTTGCCGATAAATTCAGGCACCCCATGGCCACGCTACGCCTGCTGCGCTATCCGCCCGCATCACAGGCCAGCACGGCACCGGGAGCGGGTGCCCATACCGATTACGGCAATGTCACGATCCTTGCGGTTAATGGCGTATCGGGCCTGCAGGTACGTCCGCGCGGTAGCGACTGGACGGACGCCCCGCTGATTCCCGGCACGTTCATCTGCAATATCGGTGATTGCCTGATGCGGTGGAGCAATGATGTGTATGTCTCGACCCCGCACCGGGTATTGCGCCCTGCAGGTGAGCGGTATTCGATCGCTTTCTTCCTCGATCCCGATGCGGATGCATTGGTCGAGCCGATCGTAACCCGCTCCGGCGAGCAGGCGCATTATCCCCCCGTCACCGGGCATGACTACCTGCAGGAAAGACTGCAAGCGACATACGGGCATAAAAACTAG
- a CDS encoding NAD(P)H-binding protein, which produces MTTRALLIGGTGLIGHLVDANLAPRPDTVVTSLTRRKSSGADHVIDFERLCAAPDATLRAVALTGSDVAISCLGTTIRAAGSQAAMFRVDHDYVLAFARGAHALGARRFILVSSVGAGGPGFYLRTKGAIERDIRTVGFSRVDILRPGMLLGHRAQARPMEAIAQRLATTLAPLMAGRLARYGAIDAETVAKAIIGLVGQTIAGYRAYDNTALCRIAGQTAHS; this is translated from the coding sequence ATGACAACGCGCGCTCTGCTTATCGGTGGTACCGGCCTGATCGGGCATCTTGTTGATGCGAACCTTGCCCCGCGGCCTGATACCGTCGTCACCAGCCTGACGCGCCGGAAATCATCCGGTGCCGATCATGTCATTGATTTCGAACGCCTGTGCGCGGCACCTGACGCGACATTACGGGCTGTAGCCCTAACTGGCTCTGACGTGGCGATTTCCTGTCTGGGCACGACAATTCGTGCCGCGGGATCGCAGGCGGCCATGTTCCGCGTGGATCATGACTACGTCCTCGCTTTTGCCAGAGGTGCGCATGCGCTTGGCGCGCGCCGGTTTATTCTCGTATCTTCCGTGGGAGCGGGTGGTCCCGGTTTTTACCTCAGGACCAAAGGCGCGATCGAACGGGATATCAGGACGGTCGGTTTCAGCCGTGTGGACATCCTGCGCCCCGGCATGCTGCTGGGCCACCGTGCACAGGCACGACCGATGGAGGCAATCGCCCAGCGATTGGCGACAACACTGGCGCCGCTCATGGCCGGCAGGCTTGCCAGATATGGCGCAATTGACGCAGAAACCGTCGCGAAGGCGATTATTGGACTTGTGGGGCAGACGATTGCTGGATATCGGGCATATGACAATACGGCCCTGTGCCGCATTGCCGGTCAGACTGCCCACTCATGA